ACATTTTAATGAAAGGAATTACTATCTCATTCCTAGTCCTCTGGAATAAATTTTCTGAgtctcttgaaatatttttatttcctatatttaAATCTCAACTGCAATCACATGTAAATAATATTCTTTGAAATAACAGTGACCACAACAAACAATCGGgaggtttcctttttctttttaatttaaatttatttgatgTTGGAAGAATCGAATTCTGATTTCAGTGAATCTAATTATtcagttttttcctcttaaaaactCATGTGCATTATTTGAGTCTGTAAGTTTTAAACAGCTATATCTCAGAACTAGAACTCTCGAGAATAAATGCTACGGCTCCAAGGAAGGCCTATGAGATCTTcatgttttaataataaaatatgctaTGGTTATAGTTATTGATGTTGATCATGCAAGAAGTAACCCTTCTTGCATCATTTCTATTCCCCACAACAAGGACCATCACACTGTTAAAATATTGCCTTTATTATTAATGTTAATCAATGAACGTGTAATCAAATAGTtgatatatgaatataaattgtgttttaaataaaattttcaagtgTGATATGTCATTACTTATAATTCCACATATTAACTGAGCttttaaaattgggcttcccttgtggctcagccggtaaagaatccacctgctatatGGGAGaacctggcttccatccctgtgttaggaagagtctgatccgtgggttgggaagatcctctggagaagggaacagctacccactccagtattctggtctggagaattctatggactgtaatGGACTATTAATCCAATTTCATTGGATGAAGCACTTACTGTTCTTTACTATCTACacaatcagaaagaaaataaaacttgtatTTGAAAATGGAGATAACACAACTTTCCAAAAATCCTGCCAAAATAATTTAGATATTTCTTTCAATTAGATCCTAAAGAATTCCATAATTTATGCTGCAAAACCTTCATAAGAGGTACACTTCAGTTTGAGTGGCAGAAGATTTATGAAAGTATTAGTTAAACTTTGTTCTTGAAATTGGTCTTCACGTTAATTTCCCTCTCTGCAGACTGGACTACTATGCAAGCATTGGGCAGTATCTTCCCATATTAGATTTTTTTGTGTATTATTGGGGAGAAAgaattttcctctacccttccGAGGTTCTTTTACAGGTCTAATAATCAAATTGACATGATGAGATAGATTAACAGAAGTAAGATCAAATTGAATTTCATACATATGGAAACCCCACACACGCGGGAAGttcaaaaaaagaatgtaaaatgaaGTTTATATGCCATTCTGAGCTAAGGAATTAGATAACAGCTTCCAAGTACAACAGGGTAATTCACAGAACaataagagaaaaagcaaatactGGATAATTAGTTTGCCCTACCATGTAATTGAGGGACTCAAAATTTTTCTCTGGTAATAATTCTGGGAAAGTAAAAgtttcaattgctcagtcatgtctgattctttgtgaccccatggactgcatcccacaaggttcctctgtctatgggattttccatccCATAGAGTTCtttgagcaagaatactggaatgggtagccatttccttttccaggagacatttctgacccagggatggaacccaggtctcctgcattgaaggcagattctttaccatctgaaccaccagggaagcctagaaacTCCCATTTTGAATTCTTCTAGATAGTTAAGAGAGGAGAAGAGTTTGTCTTGAGATTACAGGGTctcaatttacatttaaagtcgctgagtcgtgtccaaatctttgcgaccccattgactatacatggacatgaaattaaaagacacttgctcctcgaaagaaaagctatggccagcctagacagcatattaagaagcagctattactttgccgacaaaggtccatctagtcacagctatggttttaccagtagtcatgtatggatacgagagttggactataaagaaagctgagtgccgaagaattgatgcttttgaactatagtgttggagaagactcttgagagtcccttgaaatgcaaggagatccaaacagtccatcctaaatgaaatcagtcctgaatattcattggaaggactgatgctgaagctgaaactccaatactttggccacctgatgtgaagaactgactcattggaaaagaccctgatgctgggaaagattgaaggtgggaggagaaggggacaacagaggacgagatgattgtatgccatcactgactcaatggacatgaggttatgggatcacaaagagcccgacacaactgagtaactgaactgattgacttattgagtccatggaattcgccaggcctaatactggagtgggtagcctttcccttctccaggatcttacaaacccaggtctcctgcattgcgggcaaattctttaccagctgagtcataagggaagcccaagaatactgggacaggtagcctatcccttctttatgagatcttcctgacccaggaatcgaatcagggtctccggcattgcaagGGGATTCTTCACAAACCGACCTATCAGGGAAACcaaaaatctgacacttgtagtttgtttcctcctgtctctcagtcagtcatttcagttgaaatgactcctcccaccttcaatctttcccagcatcagagtctttttcagtaagtcacttcttcacatcatgtggccaaagtgttggagcttcaacttcagcagcactccttccaatgaatattcaggattgatgaaTATTAATGACATGGTGGAATAATAAAGAGATTGAGAGATTTGGGGGACCAGTaatttggtcttccctggtggctcagtgttaaagaatcagcttgccaatgtaggaaacatcagcttgccaatgtaggaaacataggttcgatccctgggtcagaaagatctcctacagaaggaaatggcaacgaactccagtattcttgtctgggaaatctcagagacagagaagcctggctggctatagtccatggaatcacaataATGTTCggcacaaatgagtgactaaatagcaacaatttGGAAGAAGGCAGGGACTCTGGACAGGGGCCAGCATTAAGGACAGAGAATTATGGAGCCCTCAATGatacaaatggagaaggcaatggcaccccactccagtactcttgcctgggaaatcccatggatggaggagcctggtaggctccttggggccactaagagtcggacacaacatggcgacttcactttcacttttcactttcatgcattggagaaggaaatggcaacccactccagtattcttgcctggagaatcccagggacagaggagcctggtgggcttccatctatggggccgcacagagtcggacacgactgaagcgacttagcagcagcagtagcaatgatACAAATTTCTTAAGTTCTCAGAAAATGTCTTTCCCCAAAGTTgtttttgtggtttttaaaaacttctctaCTCCCAGACCTTTATCTATGCTATTTCAATtgtttatatgaatatattagtTTCACTCATTCTGTGACTGAGAGCTTCCTGTAATAAGAAACAGatttacaagagaaaaacaagtttaaTACCATGTATGTCTGATGTATACATAGAATACACAGAGGGGAACTGAGTAAAACTCCCAGAAGTGGCTTGAACCACTACTTTAAATATCATCTTCATCTAAATACAAAATATGTTGGAGATAGTGGCATTTATAGGGATTGAGCAGGAAACACAGAGTAAACCAGGTGTGGCAGATTTAAGTCCTGCACCTTCCTCAGGTAAATTTATTGTGAGTTATTAAtatctttctcttcctggctCAAAGAAGGAGATACtcttacaaatggagatttctcatataaatgtaaatttcccTTATGgtatgtgttagctgctcagttgtgtccgactcttagtgatcccatggactgtagcctgccaggctcctctatccatggaattctctagtcaagaatactggagtgggtagccattccctttttcaggggatcttcttgacccatggatccaacccaggtctcctgtattgcagaaagattctgtaccatctgagcgaccagggaaggcCTCGGtattaaattctgtttttatagcttctcctgtgttttctttttctcaaaaccATCAGCTCATTATAATTCTTATGCTTAAGAAGGATATTTAGGAGTGACATATTCTGGTACACTTTGTTAGAAATGGCAGTATAGTATACCCAAGTACAGTGAAGAAGTAAATTTTtactaaatggaaaaaaacatatttttcaaaaacacTGATTACTAGGGAGTTTGTTAAAACTATAAAAGAGAATTCATAAAGTTAACAAGCAGGcgttaaaaatacattttctctttaaataaggGAAATTGACGAAAATGTAAACCATGCAAGGAGATTCCAAAATGCCATTTACGGCATTGCATACATTTTCTTTGAAAGAGTATGTGCTTTTATCTGTTCACCAAAATACCAAATAGCTACTAGCAGTGATCtgtgaattattattttattacctgccttttctgtatattttacaCAACATTCGTGTTTTGTGCTCGCATTCAAAAGCAATTGCTAAAGTTTTAAAACAAGGTAACAAAAGAGTCACCACAGCACAAAGGAACAGAGaaggcctctttttttttttttttttggtccatttCTCCTCCCCCGCTTAAGGCGTGATTTCCCGCCTCCTCCTTTCTTCAGGTTCTCAGTTCGGTCCGCTAACAGATGTATAAAGCTGCATCGCGAGGCTTGGAAGTTATGCTTTATCGGGTCTTCAGGTCTTCGTCATGTCTGGTCGCGGCAAAGGCGGAAAGGGTCTGGGCAAAGGAGGCGCTAAGCGCCACCGCAAAGTCCTTCGTGATAACATCCAGGGCATTACCAAGCCTGCTATTCGGCGCCTGGCTCGTCGTGGTGGTGTGAAGCGCATCTCCGGGCTCATCTACGAGGAGACCCGCGGGGTGCTGAAGGTGTTCCTGGAGAACGTGATCCGCGACGCGGTCACCTACACCGAGCACGCCAAGCGCAAGACTGTCACCGCCATGGACGTGGTCTACGCGCTGAAGCGACAGGGCCGCACGCTCTACGGCTTCGGCGGCTGAGTGTCCACGTTCTCCGGTATTCAACAAAAGGTCCTTTTAAGGGCCCCCACTATTTCACTCGAGGAGCCGTGATGCTTCTTTGCTTTTGGGTTTTCTTCCTCCTGTTCTGTACACTCCTTTAAACTGCTTAGGAGCACTGTTTCCACCCTTTGTGAGTGTTGAGTTACATTTTACGCTTCCAGGCAATGTTTTGAACATAGTTTTGTATTTTACTTTGTAACCTACTCAGTGGAATGTTTGGTCTAAtagcctgctgctaagtcgcttcagtggtgtccgactctgcgacccacagacagcagcccaccaggctcccgcatccctgggattctccaggcaagaacactagagtgggttgccatttccttctccaatgcatgaaagtgaaaagcggaagtgaagtcgctcagtcatgtccgaccctcagcgaccccatggactgcagccttccaggcttctccgtccatgggattttccaggcaagagtactggaatggggtgccattgccttctccaggtctaATAGCCTAGATATAAATGAAAGCAAATATGTCACCCAAATACATGTGCCTTAAGATTTAACCAGAGTGGTATTTCTCTTCGAAcacaagggagagagaaaggcacTTTCGTAGCGAGTTTAGACATGAAGTCTTACGGTTCGATCACAGTGATAGCTCCATGAGTCCTCATGAAGTAAACCTATGACTGTTCAATAGGCGTTAACACTAGTGTGGAAGGATGATAAAGTACAGGCTCACTGTAATATCCAGCAGAACAGTTGGTGAGGGTGGAATGCAATTAAAAAGGATTTCAACGAAAACAAAGTCATATTACAGAAATATTCTCTACAATGAAAAAATACATGGCAGCTTTATAAACCAGaacaatgaatttaaaatttaaaagatcctTGGTACAAAATTGGAAAGGAATAAGATTGGGATTGGAATTGGAATAAATTGGAAAGGAATAAGATTAGGAAATCCAGACCTAAACTCTGAAAGAGGTCTTAGCATTTTCCTAGAATCTTAGAAGCTATAGAAAGAAACCCAAGGTCAAGGGGGAAACCTTGACTAATGTAGACACACATTCCAAAGAGCGAttgccacagttcagttcagtcgctcagttgtgtctgactacttgtgaccctattgactgcagtacaccaggcctccctgtccatcaccaactcccagagcctactcaaactcacgtccattgtttgatgatgccatccaaccagctcatcctctgtcgtcctcttctcctgccctcaatctttcccagcatcagggtcttttccagtgagtcagttctttgcatcaggtggccaaagttattggagtttcagcttcagcatcagtccttccagtgaatattcaggactgatttcctttaggatggactggttggatctccttgcagtccaagggactctcaagtcttctccaacaacacagttcaaaagcatcaattcttcggtgctcagctttctttatagtccaactcttacatccatacatgactactggaaaaagcatagccttgactagatggatctttgttggtaaagtaatatctctgcgttttaatatgctgtgtaggttggccatagcttttcttccaaggagtaagcgtcttttaatttcatggctgtagtcatcaacagcagtgattttggagccctcagaaataaagtctgtcagtgtttccattgtttccccatctatttgccatgaagtgatgggaccagatgccatgatcttagttttctgaatgttgagtcttaagccaactttttcactcttctcttccactttcatcaggaggctctttagttctttgcgttctgccatagggtggtgtcatctgcatatctgaggttattgatatttcttctggcaatcttgatcccagctcgtgctttatccagtccagcatttctcatgatgtacactgcatataagttaaataagcagggtgaccttatacagcattgatgtacttctttcctgatttggaaccagtctgttgttatatatccagttctgactattgcttcttgtcctgtatacagatttctcagagggcaggtcaggtagtctggtattcccatctctttaagaattttccacagtttgttatgatccacacagtcagaggctttggcatagtcaataaagcagaagtagatatttttctggaactcttgctttttcaatgctccagtggatattggcaatttgatctctggttcctctgccttttctaaaccagcttgaacatctggaagttcatggttcatatactgttgaagcctggctcagagaatttttagcattacattgctagcctgagagatgagtgcattgtgcagtagtttgagcattctttggcattgactttctttgggattggaatgaaaactgaccttttccagtcctgtgaccactgatgagttttccacatttgctgacatattgactgcagcactttcttagcatcctcttttaggatttgaaatagctcaactggaattccatcacctccactaatgttgttcatagtgatgcttcctcaggctcacttgactttgcattccaagatgtctggctctaggtgagtgatcacaccatcgtgtttatctgggtcgtgaagatcttttttgtatagttctttgtattcttgccatctcttcttaatatcttctgcttctgttaggtccataccatttctgtcctttattgtgctcatctttgcatgaaatgttctcttggtatccctaattttactgaagagatctctagtctttccattctattgttttcctctatttctttgcattgatcactaaggaagggtAGCAATTgcctacatgtaaaaaaaaaaaaaatgacaaaatgactaGGTTTACGTATTTTTATATCTGAAGCTAAAAATTCCCTTGTCTTATCaatattaatttttgtaaaatCAAATGCTAAATATTCATCTAGCCAGTCTCCCAACTCAGGAATATTTTTTCAACAACCCTAGCCCCATCTCTGAAGCACTATCAAAGACTTTAACAGGATCTCTGTTTCCCAGAAAGAGAGGGGCCTAACTTCCATTATTACAAGATTACAAATTGCCATGTCTACTAATTTTTGAGCGAATTGTATCCATCTAGCTGTATAAAAGAGAGCGATTTCTCTCCTTGCTTTGCAATCCCTTTAGCAAAAGTGCCTGTGATGTGCTTCACATTCTGGTTTAATGCTTATCCAGTAATAAAGCTTTTCTGTATTTACTCCCTTTGTGCAGAGGTTTTTCTGAATTGGGAGGTATTACTTTTAGCTATATTCCCACATTTTCTGAGGATCTATTAGTATTCTGTGGCTTTCCATTGACGTCTTGAATAATTCCGATAGAAATCTCTCggttcttaaaaacaaacaaaaaaacccacaggaaaaaaaatccttaaatattCAGTACATAATTTAATGCTATCTTATATGTAGTTTTTGAGTATTTGTCTTTAGAAATCTATTGTTATATTTATAGCCTGATTTCTTTTTGATATTACCTTCTCTAAACCTAGACCACCAAATTTTGAATAATGAAGCCATTAAGGTATTATCTATTTAACACTTAAGGTTTGTTCTCTCGTTTACATTTGTAATTAGGCTTATATAATTGTGACAATTGTTCTGTTGTATGTATTGTGCAATATTTGAAAAAAGAGGACAAATCAAAAACAGAAACTATACATCCCTAAATTAACCAGGTAAAAGGTTATCGATGTAAATGTTTAACAGTTATACTTTTTAAGTTGGGTGGACCATACTTGCATGCATATAAAGGACATATTGCCAACAGATTTTGTTCCTAAGTATAAATACCTTCTCATTGGGAGGCAACAGTAGCAAATACTTACAGTATATATCAAAGGGGAAATGTCAATATCCTCACTATTTATAATACCATAACTATATTGGGGATTCTATCCCACTCCATACTGATAATATTAATTACTATTATACATTGACCTGACTGAtgattgctgtttttctttataGTTGTCTCTAAGGCCCCTGCTAcaaaatattgggcttcccttgtgactcagcagggaaagaatctgcctgcaatgtgggagacctgggttcaatcactgggttgggaagataccctggggaagggaaaggctacccacttcagtatcctggcctggagaattccatggactatagtctgtggagtcacaaagagttggacacaaccgagtgactttcacaaaATATAGATCTGAAATTGAGGTTTTCAGAAGAAGCATCAAAAGAACTTTAACAAATAACTGTACCTGATACTGTCAAGCTCTACTACAGgatttctttaagattttccaAGCCATATCAGAAGCAGGGGGCTTAATCCAAAATCAACAAAGCAAGAATTAATCACACTGGACTGAATGAACTGATTTGATTATGGCTAAAAGTCCTTTACTAaaaccttcttaaaaaaaaaaaaaaacaacaccaaacatttttattcttttgctacCTTTTTCTAACTGATTCCTcaagttttagaaaaatatttaagtaactGAACTTTTGATAAACTGTCAGGAATACTAACAatgcttttgaaaatataaaatacacattgcTAGGCCGTGTTTACAAAACAATACAGAAGAGTGATTGGATTTTGTTAAAACTCCTTTTTCATAGGAATGTGATTATTAACACAGGCTTAAAACTAAgcgtgaaagtgttaatcgctcagtctgtctgactctttgtgaccccatagacagtaccctgccaggctccttggtccatgggattttccaggcaagaatactggagtgagtagccattcccttctccaggggatcttcctgacccaggaattcaaCCCGAATCTCTGCGTCTCCTCCGTAAACAAGAAGGCCTTCATCCCTTTTCACAAACTGTGTCATATGAACAGACCAACttgttggttcagtggttaagaatcca
This genomic interval from Bos taurus isolate L1 Dominette 01449 registration number 42190680 breed Hereford chromosome 23, ARS-UCD2.0, whole genome shotgun sequence contains the following:
- the H4C12 gene encoding H4 clustered histone 12; this translates as MSGRGKGGKGLGKGGAKRHRKVLRDNIQGITKPAIRRLARRGGVKRISGLIYEETRGVLKVFLENVIRDAVTYTEHAKRKTVTAMDVVYALKRQGRTLYGFGG